The proteins below come from a single Triticum aestivum cultivar Chinese Spring chromosome 5D, IWGSC CS RefSeq v2.1, whole genome shotgun sequence genomic window:
- the LOC123124600 gene encoding transcription factor MYB60-like, which yields MGRPPCCDKVGVKKGPWTPEEDIILVSYIQENGPGNWRAVPINTGLMRCSKSCRLRWTNYLRPGIRRGNFTTHEEGIIVHLQSLLGNRWAAIASYLPQRTDNDIKNYWNTHLKKKLKKQQAMGAIFAPPPPPPSSSAETAANLPGAVHLDNHHHRYHHDAIAASSSTVDHGCYAACSNPEVTQQTTITMRRSPFADVAADCSSSSYASSMDNISRLLDGFMKSSPPTATDVKPNIAVVTDPFMSFDRMSGTGAGLVFISGVPQQQQQQPALMGGMSYDDEATGQQQQLHHQLPLCSIEKWLLDEAAEQVADLMDLSDGGCSSLPLLY from the exons ATGGGGAGGCCGCCGTGCTGCGACAAGGTGGGCGTGAAGAAGGGGCCGTGGACGCCGGAGGAGGACATCATCCTGGTGTCCTACATCCAGGAGAACGGCCCGGGGAACTGGCGGGCGGTGCCCATCAACACCGGCCTCATGCGCTGCAGCAAGAGCTGCCGCCTCCGCTGGACCAACTACCTCCGCCCCGGCATCCGCCGCGGCAACTTCACCACGCACGAGGAAGGCATCATCGTCCACCTCCAGTCCCTCCTTGGCAACAG ATGGGCCGCGATCGCGTCCTACCTGCCACAGAGGACGGACAACGACATCAAGAACTACTGGAACACGCACCtcaagaagaagctcaagaagcagcaggccatgggcgccatcttcgcgccgccgccgccgccgccctccagcTCCGCCGAGACAGCTGCCAACCTCCCCGGCGCCGTCCATCTCGACAACCACCACCACCGATACCACCATGACGCGATCGCCGCCTCCAGCTCCACGGTCGACCACGGCTGCTACGCGGCGTGCAGCAACCCGGAGGTCACCCAGCAGACGACGATCACCATGCGCCGCTCGCCATTCGCCGACGTCGCCGCCGACTGCTCCTCGTCGTCCTACGCCTCCAGCATGGACAACATATCCAGGCTCCTCGACGGTTTCATGAAGAGCTCCCCGCCCACCGCCACCGACGTCAAACCCAACATAGCCGTGGTCACCGACCCTTTCATGTCCTTCGACCGCATGTCTGGCACCGGCGCCGGGCTGGTTTTCATCTCTGGCgttccgcagcagcagcagcagcagccggcgTTAATGGGGGGCATGAGCTATGATGACGAGGCCACcggacagcagcagcagctccatcATCAGTTGCCACTGTGTTCGATCGAGAAGTGGCTTCTCGACGAGGCGGCGGAGCAGGTCGCTGACCTGATGGACCTCTCCGACGGTGGCTGCTCCTCCCTGCCATTGCTGTACTAG